One Aneurinibacillus migulanus genomic region harbors:
- a CDS encoding alpha/beta-type small acid-soluble spore protein, protein MSRNKLLVPGSEDVLEAMKNEIANEFGIELGADQTARNNGKVGGEMVKRLIRMGEQELLKRNSQ, encoded by the coding sequence ATGTCACGTAACAAGCTGTTAGTACCAGGAAGCGAGGATGTGCTTGAGGCTATGAAAAATGAAATCGCCAATGAATTTGGTATTGAACTCGGTGCAGACCAAACAGCCAGGAATAACGGTAAAGTTGGTGGAGAGATGGTCAAAAGGTTGATCCGAATGGGAGAACAAGAGCTTTTGAAAAGAAATTCTCAATAG
- a CDS encoding IS701 family transposase, whose amino-acid sequence MVTFHSSIVKFVFALNLLLSKPQHRHLLAFLHGIILCEGRVNISQIRRSSNHDRDLSCMTRFLQESPWNPQYVTKQRLSYLMETIRQTRAKWGDTRPITFLILDDTQCKKERSTVKMEGLDFHYSHSEGKSVWSHSLVTAHVVTDDLSVAWDFRSYFRKEDCKERNVPFKSKNDLAIELLETYSSSPDEHVYVLIDSWYTSKKLIDACTKKGFHVIGAFRSNRMIAPFGMKIKTSTFASTILRPTDLCPVTVDGQTYKVYAYEGPLSNMENVRVFLSWEDKFDPKKLPFCLLCTDTSLDVVTVLRHYAVRWQIEVGYRYFKELLGFDQYQHLSHKGIERFWTIQFLAYTFLALEQAKGKRHSPSLTLGDVVRRIRKDCMGQLILYAYEQGWAQKPLVEVLKNLRLSS is encoded by the coding sequence ATGGTAACTTTTCACTCTTCTATCGTCAAGTTTGTTTTTGCGCTGAATTTACTCTTATCGAAGCCACAACACCGACATTTGCTTGCTTTTCTTCATGGCATCATTCTTTGCGAGGGCCGAGTCAACATCAGCCAAATTCGACGATCATCCAACCATGATCGCGACCTTAGTTGTATGACTCGCTTTTTACAGGAATCTCCTTGGAACCCCCAATACGTTACGAAGCAGCGGCTTTCCTATTTGATGGAAACCATTCGCCAGACGCGTGCCAAATGGGGAGATACACGTCCGATTACGTTCCTGATTCTAGACGACACACAATGTAAAAAAGAACGTTCCACTGTGAAAATGGAGGGTCTCGATTTTCATTATTCTCATTCAGAAGGAAAATCGGTCTGGTCTCATTCGCTCGTGACGGCTCATGTGGTAACGGATGATCTCTCGGTTGCCTGGGATTTTCGTTCCTATTTTCGAAAGGAAGACTGCAAAGAGCGAAACGTCCCGTTCAAAAGTAAAAATGACCTGGCGATTGAACTCCTTGAAACCTATTCTTCTTCACCAGATGAACACGTATATGTCCTGATCGACAGCTGGTACACCAGTAAAAAGCTGATCGATGCCTGTACCAAAAAGGGATTTCATGTCATTGGTGCGTTTCGCTCGAATCGAATGATCGCTCCGTTTGGGATGAAAATCAAAACGTCCACATTTGCGTCCACCATTCTTCGCCCGACTGACCTCTGCCCCGTTACCGTAGACGGTCAGACGTATAAGGTGTACGCGTATGAAGGACCGCTGAGCAACATGGAAAATGTGCGTGTGTTTCTGTCCTGGGAAGACAAGTTTGACCCGAAAAAACTACCGTTTTGCCTACTGTGTACGGATACCAGCCTGGATGTCGTGACCGTCCTGCGCCACTATGCCGTACGCTGGCAAATCGAAGTTGGGTATCGGTACTTTAAGGAGTTGCTTGGTTTCGATCAGTACCAGCACCTTTCGCACAAAGGGATCGAACGATTTTGGACGATTCAGTTTCTGGCGTATACGTTTCTTGCGCTTGAACAGGCGAAAGGAAAACGCCATTCGCCGTCGCTCACATTAGGAGATGTGGTACGTCGTATTCGAAAGGACTGTATGGGGCAGCTCATTTTGTATGCCTATGAACAAGGATGGGCACAAAAACCTCTGGTTGAAGTGCTTAAAAATCTAAGACTATCCTCGTAA
- a CDS encoding ABC transporter substrate-binding protein, protein MKTSEQQSAISTASVSGEKSSELSGERMVIDELGHEIKVPVEPKRIFAPNLEDSLIKLGVKPVAQWSNGNRGHDYLQEELKDVPKIDLSGGLPSPEVLMTYNPDLIILHTATFAQNGTYESYSKIAPTYVFNNASGNIEKSLTILGELLGKSNEADNALQAYQQKVNNAKEKLDKAVGGKKVAIIRFAAKGVSLMGGKYLCGYVVHENLGLGISRLVEKKNSANVSLEILPQIDADYIFVINAYGQGTGHMKEMMKNPIWKNIPAVKQGQVYEVDNKYWLGSGLIAYEKIVDDTVRLLAK, encoded by the coding sequence ATGAAAACGTCCGAACAGCAGAGTGCGATTTCAACAGCTTCTGTATCAGGGGAGAAAAGCTCAGAACTGTCCGGTGAGCGGATGGTAATAGACGAGCTTGGCCATGAGATTAAAGTTCCTGTAGAGCCCAAGAGAATTTTCGCCCCCAATCTAGAGGATTCTCTGATTAAGCTGGGCGTAAAGCCAGTGGCTCAGTGGTCCAACGGTAACAGGGGACACGACTATCTACAAGAGGAATTGAAGGATGTGCCGAAGATTGACCTCTCAGGAGGACTGCCATCGCCAGAGGTGTTAATGACCTACAATCCCGACCTGATTATTCTGCACACTGCGACTTTTGCCCAAAATGGCACTTATGAGAGTTATTCCAAAATCGCGCCAACCTATGTGTTTAACAATGCTTCTGGAAATATCGAAAAGTCTCTGACTATACTAGGAGAACTGCTCGGTAAGTCTAACGAAGCTGATAATGCGTTACAGGCTTATCAACAAAAAGTAAACAACGCAAAGGAAAAGTTAGATAAAGCGGTAGGAGGAAAAAAGGTAGCGATTATCCGCTTTGCTGCCAAAGGTGTTAGCCTGATGGGCGGCAAATACTTGTGCGGTTATGTTGTGCACGAGAATCTAGGACTTGGGATTTCCAGGTTAGTGGAGAAAAAGAACAGTGCAAATGTATCGTTGGAGATACTTCCGCAAATTGATGCGGACTATATTTTTGTGATCAATGCTTATGGTCAGGGTACCGGGCACATGAAGGAAATGATGAAAAACCCTATCTGGAAGAACATTCCTGCCGTGAAACAAGGACAGGTGTATGAAGTGGACAATAAATATTGGCTTGGCAGCGGTCTGATCGCTTATGAGAAAATTGTTGACGATACAGTCAGGCTGCTAGCCAAGTAA
- a CDS encoding amino acid permease, whose amino-acid sequence MANKELKRSLEARHIQMIALGGTIGVGLFMGSASTIKWTGPSVMLAYAIAGIFIFFIMRAMGEMLYLEPSTGSFATFGHKYIHPLAGYLTAWSNWFQWVVVGMSEIIAVGTYMQYWFPDLPTWVPGIIAMVILGAANLFSVKSFGEFEFWFAMIKIVTIVLMIIAGIGLIFFGIGNGGNAIGLSNLWEHGGFFTGGWSGFFFALSLVIGAYQGVELIGITAGEAKDPKKTLTSAIQSIIWRILIFYIGAIFVIVTVYPWDQLQAIGSPFVATFAKIGITVAAGFINFVIITAAMSGCNSGIYSAGRMLYTLGVNGQAPKIFTKLSHNGVPLLGTIGVLVGLGVGVILSYLAPKNLFVYVYSASVLPGMVPWFIILISQIKFRKAQGAVMDTHPFKMPLAPVTNYVTIAFLLMVLIGMWFNDDTRISLIAGIVFLGIVVISYYVLGVSKAVPVGTQTDDQNTSRLK is encoded by the coding sequence GTGGCAAACAAAGAATTGAAAAGATCCCTGGAAGCCCGTCACATTCAGATGATTGCTTTGGGCGGTACAATTGGTGTCGGGCTATTTATGGGATCGGCAAGCACGATTAAATGGACAGGTCCGTCCGTCATGCTTGCGTATGCGATTGCAGGAATTTTTATATTTTTCATTATGCGTGCAATGGGGGAAATGCTGTACTTGGAACCAAGCACAGGTTCATTTGCGACCTTTGGCCATAAGTACATTCATCCCTTAGCAGGTTATCTAACGGCTTGGAGTAACTGGTTCCAATGGGTCGTCGTCGGGATGTCAGAAATTATTGCCGTAGGGACTTATATGCAGTACTGGTTTCCGGATTTACCCACTTGGGTACCAGGCATTATCGCAATGGTGATTCTCGGTGCAGCAAACTTATTCTCTGTTAAATCATTTGGTGAATTTGAGTTTTGGTTTGCGATGATAAAAATCGTAACCATCGTCTTAATGATTATTGCAGGGATTGGACTGATTTTCTTTGGAATTGGCAATGGAGGAAACGCAATCGGATTATCGAATCTTTGGGAACATGGGGGCTTCTTTACTGGCGGCTGGTCAGGCTTCTTCTTTGCTTTGTCGTTAGTGATTGGAGCTTATCAAGGTGTCGAACTGATCGGGATTACAGCAGGCGAGGCAAAAGACCCGAAGAAAACGTTAACGAGTGCGATTCAAAGTATTATTTGGCGTATTTTGATCTTCTATATTGGCGCGATTTTTGTAATTGTAACCGTTTACCCTTGGGATCAATTACAAGCGATTGGCAGCCCGTTCGTTGCAACTTTTGCGAAAATTGGTATTACAGTAGCAGCAGGGTTCATTAACTTTGTTATCATCACCGCTGCCATGTCTGGATGCAATAGTGGGATTTATAGTGCAGGACGTATGCTTTATACATTAGGAGTAAATGGACAAGCACCAAAAATATTTACGAAGCTTTCTCATAATGGTGTGCCTTTGCTGGGAACGATTGGCGTACTAGTAGGTCTGGGCGTTGGTGTTATCCTGAGCTATCTTGCCCCAAAAAATCTATTTGTGTATGTCTACAGTGCTAGTGTACTTCCTGGTATGGTTCCGTGGTTTATTATTCTAATTAGTCAAATCAAATTCAGAAAAGCACAAGGAGCTGTAATGGATACTCATCCATTCAAAATGCCTCTTGCTCCAGTGACAAACTACGTAACGATTGCCTTTTTGCTTATGGTATTAATCGGGATGTGGTTTAATGATGATACACGCATCTCCCTTATTGCAGGAATTGTTTTCTTGGGTATCGTCGTGATTAGTTATTACGTTTTAGGAGTTAGCAAGGCTGTTCCAGTGGGGACTCAAACAGATGATCAAAACACGAGCAGATTAAAGTAG
- the groL gene encoding chaperonin GroEL (60 kDa chaperone family; promotes refolding of misfolded polypeptides especially under stressful conditions; forms two stacked rings of heptamers to form a barrel-shaped 14mer; ends can be capped by GroES; misfolded proteins enter the barrel where they are refolded when GroES binds), producing the protein MAKQILFSENSRRTMLRGVDTLANAVKVTLGPKGRNVVLEKKFGSPLITNDGVTIAKEIELEDPLENMGAKLVKEVATKTNDVAGDGTTTATVLAQAMIREGLKNVTSGANPMVIRKGIEKATRVAVEQIKKIAKPVEKKNEIAQVAAISAADEEIGHLIAEAMEKVGKDGVITVEESKRFLTELETVDGMQFDRGYISPYMITDTDKMEAVLDDPYILITDKKVSNLQDLLPMLEKVVQQGKPLLLIAEDVEGEALATLVVNKLRGTFTCVAVKAPGFGDRRKAMLQDIAVLTGGQVITEEVGLNLKGANIEHMGRARQVHVTKEHTTIIDGSGRKQDIDDRVQQIKKQMEETTSDFDREKLQERLAKLAGGVAVIKVGAVTETEMKEKKLRIEDALNSTRAAVEEGIVAGGGVALIHAIQAVEDVKTNSSDEMTGVNIVRHALEAPIRTIASNAGIDGSIVVERIKNEEAGIGYNASTGEWVNMMEQGIIDPAKVTRSALQNAASVASIFLTTECVVSEKPEPKKAGSGAMPDTEM; encoded by the coding sequence ATGGCTAAACAAATTCTATTCAGTGAGAATTCTCGCCGTACTATGCTACGTGGGGTTGATACACTGGCAAATGCTGTGAAAGTTACGCTTGGTCCAAAAGGGCGAAACGTTGTTCTTGAGAAAAAGTTTGGTTCTCCACTCATTACGAATGATGGGGTTACGATTGCCAAAGAAATTGAGCTTGAAGATCCACTTGAAAATATGGGTGCAAAATTAGTAAAAGAAGTCGCTACCAAAACAAATGATGTGGCCGGAGACGGAACAACGACGGCTACGGTGCTTGCCCAAGCGATGATTCGTGAGGGGCTAAAAAACGTTACCTCTGGTGCGAATCCCATGGTTATCCGAAAAGGCATTGAAAAAGCCACCCGTGTTGCTGTCGAACAAATCAAAAAAATAGCGAAGCCTGTGGAAAAGAAAAATGAAATTGCCCAAGTAGCCGCTATCTCTGCAGCAGATGAGGAGATTGGTCATTTAATCGCGGAAGCGATGGAAAAAGTCGGAAAAGATGGGGTTATCACCGTTGAAGAATCGAAAAGGTTTCTTACTGAACTCGAAACCGTTGACGGAATGCAATTTGATAGAGGGTACATATCGCCCTATATGATTACCGATACCGATAAGATGGAAGCTGTATTGGATGATCCTTATATTCTAATCACAGACAAAAAGGTATCGAACCTACAAGATTTGCTGCCTATGTTAGAAAAGGTCGTACAACAAGGGAAACCTCTTCTGCTCATTGCAGAGGACGTGGAAGGGGAAGCTCTTGCCACTCTGGTGGTCAATAAACTACGGGGAACCTTTACGTGCGTAGCCGTGAAAGCTCCTGGCTTCGGTGACAGACGCAAAGCGATGCTGCAGGATATTGCTGTTCTAACCGGTGGGCAAGTGATTACGGAGGAAGTTGGTCTTAATTTGAAGGGTGCGAACATCGAACATATGGGACGGGCTCGCCAAGTTCATGTTACAAAGGAACATACGACCATCATCGACGGTTCCGGACGGAAACAGGATATTGATGACCGTGTACAGCAGATAAAAAAACAAATGGAAGAAACAACTTCCGATTTCGATCGAGAGAAACTACAGGAGCGATTAGCGAAACTGGCCGGAGGTGTTGCTGTCATTAAAGTTGGAGCGGTGACGGAAACGGAAATGAAGGAGAAAAAATTACGTATTGAAGACGCTCTAAACTCGACCCGTGCAGCAGTTGAAGAAGGGATTGTGGCTGGTGGCGGTGTTGCTCTCATTCATGCAATCCAAGCTGTAGAAGATGTTAAAACCAACAGTAGCGACGAAATGACGGGGGTAAACATTGTCCGTCATGCTCTAGAAGCACCCATTCGTACCATCGCTTCCAATGCGGGAATTGATGGTTCCATCGTTGTTGAGCGAATTAAAAATGAGGAAGCTGGGATCGGTTATAACGCGTCTACCGGTGAATGGGTCAATATGATGGAACAAGGGATCATTGATCCTGCCAAGGTTACCCGTTCCGCTCTTCAGAACGCGGCTTCCGTTGCCTCTATTTTCCTAACAACTGAATGTGTGGTCAGTGAAAAACCAGAACCTAAAAAAGCGGGTAGCGGGGCAATGCCTGATACGGAAATGTAA
- a CDS encoding DUF4180 domain-containing protein, which translates to MDIAKVEVGGGNIAVVSSSEILIEDVQSALDFMATVQYEACCDRIIINKSLLSESFFDLKTRLAGEILQKFSNYRVKVAIVGDFSVYSSQSLQDFIYECNSGNAIFFLPTEQQAIEKLSMLK; encoded by the coding sequence ATGGATATAGCGAAGGTAGAAGTAGGTGGGGGAAATATTGCCGTCGTGAGCAGCAGTGAGATATTAATAGAAGATGTTCAGTCAGCATTGGATTTTATGGCAACCGTACAATATGAAGCATGCTGTGATCGTATCATTATAAACAAATCCTTACTAAGCGAAAGCTTTTTCGATTTGAAAACACGTCTTGCAGGCGAAATCCTTCAGAAGTTCAGCAATTATCGTGTGAAGGTTGCAATTGTTGGAGATTTTTCTGTGTATTCAAGTCAAAGCCTTCAAGATTTCATCTATGAATGTAACAGCGGAAACGCTATCTTTTTCTTGCCGACCGAACAACAAGCGATTGAGAAGTTAAGTATGTTGAAGTAG
- the groES gene encoding co-chaperone GroES — MLKPLGDRVVIEPQKQEEVTASGIVLPEKAKEKPIQGKIIAIGRGRLNNGTVVPLDVHVGDVVLYNKYAGTEIKVEQQEYLIMRESDILAILEPSVKKELVTNG, encoded by the coding sequence ATGTTGAAACCCTTGGGTGATCGAGTTGTCATCGAACCACAAAAGCAAGAAGAAGTGACGGCCAGCGGTATCGTCCTTCCCGAAAAGGCAAAGGAAAAACCAATTCAGGGCAAGATAATTGCCATCGGCCGAGGGCGTTTAAACAATGGCACAGTGGTTCCCCTCGATGTACACGTAGGTGACGTAGTTCTTTACAACAAATATGCGGGAACCGAAATCAAAGTTGAACAACAAGAATATCTCATCATGAGAGAGTCCGACATTTTAGCAATTCTGGAGCCTTCTGTTAAAAAGGAGCTGGTTACAAATGGCTAA
- a CDS encoding class I SAM-dependent methyltransferase: MKKSESSLTSLISAFSRAYHSQFDTPKIFNDYIAKDLISQKEFNDIKENMVQGIQFFNKDIAQKFKGNTEEILKWITQIQLSPTPLARAAYCEKVVLHEVMLGLKQYVILGAGLDTFCFRHPELDSSLEIFEIDYPATQQFKKKRLDEANFKIPSTLHFVSMDFTKKFSYRNLIDEGFDFNRKTFFSLLGVSYYLTKEENSSLFDHLFAKVPSGSSIVFDYADEKLFEEKGLSNRVENMVKMAAASGEPMKSCFSYDELENILEKSGLLIYEHLSPAKINELYFSNRKDYLSAFETIHYLHAVKK, translated from the coding sequence ATGAAAAAAAGTGAATCCAGTTTAACTTCATTAATATCAGCTTTTAGCAGAGCTTATCATAGTCAATTTGATACCCCTAAAATCTTTAATGACTATATCGCCAAAGATTTAATTTCACAAAAAGAATTCAATGACATCAAAGAGAATATGGTGCAAGGCATACAGTTCTTCAACAAAGATATCGCGCAAAAATTTAAGGGGAATACAGAAGAAATATTAAAATGGATTACACAGATTCAACTTTCTCCGACGCCCTTGGCACGTGCTGCATATTGCGAAAAGGTAGTACTTCATGAAGTGATGTTAGGATTAAAACAATATGTCATACTTGGAGCTGGCTTAGATACTTTTTGTTTTAGACATCCGGAATTGGATAGCAGTCTAGAAATATTTGAAATTGATTATCCAGCTACACAACAATTTAAAAAGAAAAGATTGGATGAAGCTAATTTTAAAATCCCGAGTACTCTTCATTTTGTTTCTATGGATTTCACCAAAAAGTTTTCCTATCGAAATCTAATAGATGAAGGGTTTGATTTTAACAGAAAAACTTTCTTTAGTCTTTTAGGTGTTTCTTATTATTTAACGAAAGAGGAAAATTCAAGCTTGTTCGATCATTTATTTGCCAAAGTCCCATCAGGAAGTTCCATCGTTTTCGATTATGCAGACGAAAAATTATTTGAAGAAAAAGGACTCTCTAATCGAGTGGAAAACATGGTGAAAATGGCTGCAGCAAGTGGAGAACCAATGAAATCGTGCTTTTCTTATGATGAATTAGAGAATATATTAGAAAAATCAGGTTTACTTATTTATGAACATTTATCACCGGCTAAAATTAATGAACTTTATTTTAGCAATCGAAAAGATTACCTATCAGCCTTTGAAACCATTCACTACCTTCATGCTGTAAAAAAATAA
- a CDS encoding MDR family MFS transporter yields MQIRLWNNNLKVRLIGEALFNMLFWMYFPFITVYFGGALGNHIAGILMTVPPIFSIIGSLIGGAWADRLGRRPVMLLGALLQTVMFALFAVSPSHWIDYIAFIGIGLGAAIYRPASSAMVADLVPAQNLRQIFATFMTANNIGAVLGPALGAIFFFRYRQELLWTCALVLLLYFIAIYIMVHETLPHSAKSREGSTSITHVLKEQWKGYGIIFRDKVFLVYILAGIFALVPIMQLDLYLAVYVINNVPAQALFTWNGDSLMLSSTEIFGWVLGLNGLLFVLFILPVTKWFRNWKERNVFILSSLLSGLGTFSLGLNNNIWFLFFVTIIFTFGEIVRSPVTQSFISRYAPEHARGQYMGADSLQSTIGKCLAPMTVFLSSWMPPMGIFSIILVFAFISIVLYIQLFRIYVEQPEAAD; encoded by the coding sequence GTGCAAATACGTTTATGGAATAACAATTTGAAAGTTAGATTAATCGGAGAAGCACTGTTTAACATGCTGTTTTGGATGTACTTTCCGTTTATAACCGTATATTTTGGTGGGGCATTAGGCAATCATATTGCAGGCATTTTGATGACAGTCCCTCCGATATTTAGCATTATAGGAAGTCTGATCGGGGGAGCTTGGGCGGACCGATTAGGGCGGCGTCCCGTGATGCTGCTAGGTGCCTTGCTTCAGACGGTGATGTTTGCACTGTTTGCGGTGTCGCCGTCCCATTGGATTGATTATATCGCATTTATCGGTATTGGGCTCGGGGCAGCCATCTATAGGCCTGCAAGCTCCGCTATGGTTGCTGACCTGGTTCCCGCACAAAACCTTCGTCAGATATTCGCAACGTTTATGACGGCCAATAACATTGGTGCAGTGCTTGGGCCTGCACTTGGAGCCATTTTCTTCTTCCGTTACCGGCAAGAACTGTTGTGGACCTGCGCATTGGTCTTGCTGCTATATTTTATCGCAATTTATATCATGGTTCATGAAACGTTGCCACATTCGGCGAAAAGCCGGGAAGGTTCAACTTCGATTACGCATGTATTAAAGGAACAGTGGAAGGGATATGGTATTATTTTTCGCGATAAGGTGTTCCTGGTTTATATTTTGGCAGGCATCTTTGCCTTGGTACCCATTATGCAACTGGATCTATATTTGGCCGTATACGTGATCAATAATGTTCCTGCTCAGGCTCTATTCACATGGAATGGTGATTCCCTTATGTTATCCAGTACGGAGATATTTGGGTGGGTACTGGGGTTAAACGGTCTTTTGTTTGTTCTATTTATTCTTCCTGTTACGAAATGGTTCCGTAATTGGAAAGAACGCAATGTATTTATTCTGTCATCGTTGTTGTCCGGATTAGGCACATTCTCCCTTGGACTGAACAACAATATATGGTTCTTGTTTTTCGTTACGATAATCTTTACCTTTGGTGAGATTGTACGTTCTCCAGTGACACAAAGCTTTATTAGCCGCTATGCCCCGGAGCATGCAAGAGGACAATATATGGGAGCCGATAGCTTGCAATCCACGATCGGGAAATGTTTGGCGCCGATGACAGTTTTCCTGTCTAGTTGGATGCCGCCTATGGGAATATTCAGTATCATTTTGGTGTTTGCATTCATTAGTATCGTGTTATACATTCAGTTATTTAGAATTTATGTGGAGCAGCCGGAGGCAGCGGATTGA